The sequence CGCTTATGTTCTCTTAAAGAAGGGTTCTGATAATCCTCACAGAGATCTTAATATCTCAACATGGAGTGCTGCCGGAATTACAATTATCGGCGGATTCGTTGCTACATATCTGTTATTCAATGGCGAGAATGCAGATATTCTTAAGGTTGCAGGATTTAACATTGGTTTCATATCACCTTGGATTGCTGCTTCACTTGGCGTAGTGAGTGGTGTTATCATCGGTGGTATCGCAGAATACTATACAAGTTATGATTACAAGCCAACACAGACAATTGCACAGGCTTCTAAGGAAGGTGCAGCTTTAACTATTACACAGGGTCTTTCAGTTGGTATGAAGTCTTGTATGTACCCACTTATTGTTTTAGGTATTACAACTTATGTTTCATACGCAGTTTCAGGCATGTTCGGTATTGCTATGGCTGCCGTAGGTATGCTTTCATTCGTATCAGCAACTGTTTCTGTTGATACTTATGGACCAATCTCTGATAATGCCGGTGGTATTGCAGAAATGTCAGAGCTCGAACCTGAGGTAAGAGAAATTACTGATAAGCTTGATTCCGTTGGTAATACAACTGCTGCCATCGGTAAAGGCTTTGCTATCGGTTCAGCTTCACTTGCAGCACTTTCACTTATGGTTAGTTTCCTTTATGCATTCCAGCCAGAGGGAAGCAGCCTCGACCTTAACTTCACTAACCCACTTATTCTTGCCGGTGCTTTAGTTGGTGGTGCTCTTCCATATCTGTTCTCAGGTATGCTTATTGAAGCCGTTGCCAATGCTGCCCGTAAGATGGTTGAAGAAGTAAGAAGACAGTTCAGAGACATTCCTGGTATCCTTGAAGGAAAGGCTAAACCAGACTATAAGACATGTATTGAGATATCATCTCAGGGTGCATTAAAGGAAATGCGTATGCCAGCTATCATCTCAATCATCTTCCCTGTAATTGCCGGATTCCTTTTCGGACCTTACTTCGTAGGCGGTCTTCTTATCGGTGCCACTCTTTCAGCTATCATGCTTGCCATCTTTACAGGTAACGCTGGTGGTGCGTGGGATAACGGTAAAAAGTACATCGAATCAGGTGCTATTGAAGGACAGGGCAAAGGCTCTCCAGCACATGATGCAGCCGTTGTTGGTGATACTGTAGGTGATCCATTAAAGGATACTGTAGGACCATCTCTTGATATCCTTATCAAGATTATGTCTACTGTTTCACTCGTTGCCGCAGTAATGTTCTACAACTACAATCTACTTTACCTTATCTTTGGTATAAAATAATATTCCGTATAAAGGAGTTGGGGCGACAGACCATAAAGGTCTGCCGCCCCTGTTTTTATGTATATTTACTTAACAAGTGCTTCCCAGCGCTCCTTTGGAATTGAACTGCTCGTCACAATACATTCAGGGTCTGGTGCAATGACATGCCTTACAACATTAAACACCGCCTGTGCATCACACAAAAGACACTCTGCGTCACCAAATGTTACTTCACGCACAGCCTTACAGTCAAGAAATGCCTGATTAAGCTTAACAAAATCCTCTGATATGTGAGGCTGGTCTGCGTTGTAATGCTTTCTCATATATGAATCCTTAATACTGCCATCAGGCATTACAATCTGTAACTTCATCGGCTTATCTGATAATCTGTGTGGTACATTAAGTACCTCTTCAACACTATGAATAAATGTATTGCGCTCATGTCCTACTCCAACAAGCAGAACTTTTCCTCCACAGCTTCTTAATCTGTCGTAACATCCGCCTGGTGTACACGGTGTATTGTTATTCTCCTCGCTCGCCAGATATTCTGCCGCTTTCTTTCCAATTCCTGCCATGCTGTGTGTAGGATGTAGTGACCTTATTACTCCGTCTCTTTTAAGAAACATATTAGTAAGCAGTCCGACACATGATGGTGTTTCTTTAGGATTATATACCGGTGAGTCCGCATTTATATTCTTCCATGTATGTGTTGGAAGAAGTAAAAGTCCATGTCCGAAATATTCAATCCATGTATCAAGTACTATATCTGCCCCGCCTTCAACTTCACCGATAGATTTCATTGATGAATGAATAAGAATCGTCTCATCACCTGTTAAACCCATATTCTCTAACTGCTTCTTTAACTGTTCTTTTGTATACATATTAGTCCTCGCTTTTCACATATCAATATAGTAAACATATTAGCACATTTATCCTTGAAATATCCAGTAAACAATGCAATAATTACTTTTAAATAATTTAATTGAAAGGAATTAATTCATCATGACTAAAAGACGATTGACACGCAGACAGCGTCAGGTAAGAAGAAACCGTATTATTCTCGCCTGTGCAGCTGCTGCTTTACTTATCATTATTATTGTAATAATATCTGTTTCCATGAAAGGCTGTTCTAAGTCTAAGAACGCAGATAAGAATGGAAAATCTACAACTGCTAAGGTTGAAGAATCAACACAGACAAAAGAAAATGAAAGCACCAGTGAAGAAGTTTCATCAACTGATACTAATACTGATACTTCATCTGCAATTATGTCAGGAGAAGTATCTTCACATGCTTCTTCTGACAGTTCTGAATTCGCCCCTCCTGTAGTTCCATCTGGTAATACAGTTTCCAAAGGTACTACTTCTAAAGGCTTCCAGATTCAGGAAATTAATGGAGCAACTTATATTGACGGAGTACTTATTGCCAATAAGACATATGCTCTTCCTCAGGATTTCATTCCCACTAATCCTGACCAGCCTGTTAATGCAGACAGAAGCTCAACATGTCTTGACAAGACTCTTATGAGTGCATGGAACACTATGTTAAAGGATGCAACTGCTAAAGGTCTTAATATATATATTGCCAGTGGATACCGTTCATATAATTATCAGGTTAATGTATATAACAGATATGTTAAAAGTGATGGTGCTGCTGTAGCAGACACATATTCATCAAGACCTGGCAACTCTGAACATCAGACTGGTTTATGCTTTGACCTTAACACTATTGAGGACAGCTTCCAGTACACTAACGAAGGCAAGTGGGTTAATGATAACTGCTACAAATACGGCTTCTGTATCCGCTTCCCTAAAGGCAAAGATTCTGCTACCGGATATCAGTATGAATCATGGCATCTTCGTTATGTAGGTGTTGACCTTGCCACTAAGTTATATAACAATGGCGACTGGTTATCTCTTGAAGAGTACTTTGGAATTACTTCACAGTATCCGAATTAAAAACATAAGGCGCGGAAAAATCCGCGCCTCAATTGTTATAATTGTTTTACAAATCTTCTTACCATTACCAGACATATCAGAAGCTCTAACGGCATCAGTACTATAAACCACATCGATTGCCAGATACATTCATACATGCATATCATTACAATTTTATCTCTTTCCGCTCCTGTATTGATAAGAAGTTTTATTCTTTCTGTATACCTTTCCAGCCTTCCTTTCAGAATAATTGTACTTACCATAAGATATATTACAATTGCAGCAATTCCTGTAATTCCATATGTCATCAATGCTTCTATTGTCTTATGTCTCATCTGGTTCTTTTCATCTGAATATGATGTATACGCAAATCCGGCTGAACCAAGATATGAAGAAACAACATTATCTGTTGCCATTACAGACGAACCAAGATTATATTTTATATTAATCCGGTTAGGATTCATCTTTAATTTCATATAATCAGGCAGTTCATCAAGAAACAGGTATTTTTTAATAAGTTCATTCTGGCTGTCCAATGCATTATGCAAAAGCTGCGTTGAACCAATTACTGTATACTGGCCAAATTCAGGTATTATGTACTTGAATTTTTCTTTTATTTCATCAGTTACCTTTACTACTTTAACCACCTTAGTACTGGCTGCTGGTACAAGATATGTGTAAAATCCATACTGGCTATACCACCACTCCTGTGAAATAATTGACCTCCAGACACCACTGTAATACTCATCTGAACCTGAAGCATCCAGCAATTGTTCTTTACTTATATCCCCAGCTTTATACTGATTATATATATTCATAATATAGGCATTATCATGTGTCTCGGCATATACATCTAAAATTTCTGTTATCTGCTGGTCAGTTATATTTTTACATATATAATCTTTTATTGATTGTGTATCTGTCTGGCCTTCATATCCATCAATTGTCTCCTCAAGCAATTTATTATAGGCATTGATATATTCATCGCCTGATTCGTAACTGTCATTTCTTTCTAAAACCATTTCATAATTATGAAGTTTAAGAGTAACACCATCCTTCATGCTGTCATCATATACCCCAGAATTATTTACATCCAGAAATACAACAACTTCTGAACCTTCTTTGAATCCATCATAATCCAGATTTCCCCCAGCATAATCATTAAGAGAATTATATATATCCTCCTCCGGTTCCACATATCCGGCAGCAAAAATATATTTTTTATCTGCACCACCTGACTTTAATGATCTTGCCAATGATATACCATTTCCAACATTATCAGTATTGATACCTGTCCAT is a genomic window of [Eubacterium] eligens ATCC 27750 containing:
- a CDS encoding AAC(3) family N-acetyltransferase, translated to MYTKEQLKKQLENMGLTGDETILIHSSMKSIGEVEGGADIVLDTWIEYFGHGLLLLPTHTWKNINADSPVYNPKETPSCVGLLTNMFLKRDGVIRSLHPTHSMAGIGKKAAEYLASEENNNTPCTPGGCYDRLRSCGGKVLLVGVGHERNTFIHSVEEVLNVPHRLSDKPMKLQIVMPDGSIKDSYMRKHYNADQPHISEDFVKLNQAFLDCKAVREVTFGDAECLLCDAQAVFNVVRHVIAPDPECIVTSSSIPKERWEALVK
- a CDS encoding M15 family metallopeptidase, with product MTKRRLTRRQRQVRRNRIILACAAAALLIIIIVIISVSMKGCSKSKNADKNGKSTTAKVEESTQTKENESTSEEVSSTDTNTDTSSAIMSGEVSSHASSDSSEFAPPVVPSGNTVSKGTTSKGFQIQEINGATYIDGVLIANKTYALPQDFIPTNPDQPVNADRSSTCLDKTLMSAWNTMLKDATAKGLNIYIASGYRSYNYQVNVYNRYVKSDGAAVADTYSSRPGNSEHQTGLCFDLNTIEDSFQYTNEGKWVNDNCYKYGFCIRFPKGKDSATGYQYESWHLRYVGVDLATKLYNNGDWLSLEEYFGITSQYPN
- a CDS encoding sodium-translocating pyrophosphatase, producing MEALLILVIVAALLALGYAAFNFIGVKKLDEGTDRMKEIAAAIRVGANAFITYEYKIIAVVVVIIAIAFAAIFTVQYGEFSWEPSVCFMIGVIMSASAGWVGMKIATYANVRVSNTARNTKNIGSTLKVALKGGSVMGLCVGGFALLGLFLVYIIFGFGLNMLDIEALRGAHVFTQCLSCYALGCSIVAMFNRVGGGIYTKAADMGADLVGKTEAHIPEDDPRNPATIADNVGDNVGDVAGLGSDLLESFVGAISSAIILAVSLYLSNVANNLEVSDEMLSKMMYFPLVFAAIGLIASILGIAYVLLKKGSDNPHRDLNISTWSAAGITIIGGFVATYLLFNGENADILKVAGFNIGFISPWIAASLGVVSGVIIGGIAEYYTSYDYKPTQTIAQASKEGAALTITQGLSVGMKSCMYPLIVLGITTYVSYAVSGMFGIAMAAVGMLSFVSATVSVDTYGPISDNAGGIAEMSELEPEVREITDKLDSVGNTTAAIGKGFAIGSASLAALSLMVSFLYAFQPEGSSLDLNFTNPLILAGALVGGALPYLFSGMLIEAVANAARKMVEEVRRQFRDIPGILEGKAKPDYKTCIEISSQGALKEMRMPAIISIIFPVIAGFLFGPYFVGGLLIGATLSAIMLAIFTGNAGGAWDNGKKYIESGAIEGQGKGSPAHDAAVVGDTVGDPLKDTVGPSLDILIKIMSTVSLVAAVMFYNYNLLYLIFGIK